Proteins co-encoded in one Phycisphaerae bacterium genomic window:
- a CDS encoding sugar porter family MFS transporter codes for MDKTTQKGSLLYLSVICLITTLGGFLFGFDTAIVSGAIEFVKSQFQLNADMEGWIVSSAVFGCIFGAAFAGPLTDKFGRKPILILAAVFLLISCVWCIFPSSAFWLIVARIIGGLGVGITSMAAPVYISEVSPPALRGRLVSYYQLSITLGILFSFFVNSIILHVAGDNAGVITAEVGGFFHWAFVSQIWRGMFGTETIPAILFLLTLLFIPESPRWLVRQGRGEKALNVLVRINGQAEAQKEFADINEVIKFESGGFGELFEARFRRPLLIGVMLPVFAHLSGIAAVMYFAPKILIEAGLSVGGAFGAAVTVGMINSLFTFLAIWKIDKIGRRPLLLVGIGGTFVSLLIIGLMFNLNITHKFLILVPLLCYIAFFAFSYGPGVWVVISEIFPTRTRGSAVGAGALALWVTAFIISQTLPRLLAGLGAGNTFLLYAAMTAPAFLFVYKLIPETKGKSLEEIEKHWIDRYNGN; via the coding sequence ATGGATAAAACAACACAAAAAGGGAGCTTGCTCTACCTTTCCGTTATTTGCCTTATAACGACGCTGGGCGGTTTTTTATTTGGATTCGATACGGCGATAGTCTCCGGCGCAATCGAGTTTGTCAAAAGCCAGTTTCAATTGAACGCGGATATGGAAGGCTGGATTGTAAGCTCTGCAGTGTTCGGCTGTATATTCGGTGCAGCGTTTGCCGGACCTTTAACAGATAAATTCGGCAGAAAGCCCATTCTAATTCTTGCCGCAGTTTTTCTGCTGATTTCCTGCGTCTGGTGTATTTTTCCCAGCTCGGCATTCTGGCTGATAGTTGCCCGCATCATCGGCGGTTTGGGAGTCGGCATTACATCTATGGCGGCCCCGGTTTATATATCTGAAGTTTCTCCACCTGCTTTGAGGGGAAGGCTTGTTTCGTATTATCAGCTTTCCATTACGCTGGGAATTTTGTTTTCGTTTTTTGTAAACAGCATTATTCTGCACGTTGCAGGCGATAATGCCGGCGTAATCACTGCAGAAGTCGGCGGATTTTTTCATTGGGCGTTTGTCTCTCAAATCTGGCGAGGAATGTTCGGCACTGAGACGATACCTGCGATCCTGTTTCTTTTGACTTTGCTGTTTATTCCCGAAAGCCCGAGATGGCTTGTAAGGCAAGGCAGAGGCGAAAAGGCATTAAACGTTCTTGTTCGCATAAACGGCCAGGCAGAGGCACAGAAGGAATTTGCCGACATAAACGAAGTGATTAAATTTGAAAGCGGCGGCTTTGGCGAACTGTTCGAAGCAAGATTTCGCAGGCCGCTGCTGATAGGCGTAATGCTGCCGGTTTTTGCACATTTAAGCGGCATAGCAGCGGTGATGTATTTTGCACCGAAGATACTTATCGAAGCAGGTCTTAGTGTAGGCGGGGCATTCGGTGCTGCGGTGACGGTCGGAATGATTAATTCGCTGTTTACTTTTCTTGCGATATGGAAAATCGACAAAATCGGCCGCAGGCCTTTGCTGCTTGTCGGTATCGGCGGAACATTTGTGTCGCTGCTTATCATCGGGCTGATGTTTAATTTGAATATCACTCACAAATTTCTGATACTTGTGCCGTTATTGTGTTATATTGCGTTTTTCGCGTTTTCCTACGGGCCGGGGGTATGGGTGGTTATCTCGGAAATTTTTCCGACCCGCACAAGAGGCAGCGCTGTCGGAGCGGGAGCGTTGGCGCTGTGGGTTACAGCGTTTATCATTTCACAGACACTGCCGAGACTGCTGGCCGGTTTGGGGGCCGGAAATACATTTTTACTTTACGCGGCGATGACCGCACCGGCGTTTTTGTTCGTATATAAGCTTATACCCGAAACGAAGGGCAAATCTCTGGAAGAGATTGAAAAGCACTGGATTGACAGGTATAATGGGAATTAG
- a CDS encoding glycoside hydrolase family 88 protein, protein MRRFSILILVLYFVPLAAGAKLNNDSIIQIAGNVASKAVAVDLYDKYESFFVDFGVLKFAQETNNPALKNKVIENYDKFLKSNTLTPGHVDKNACGILGFEIYLQTHDPAYLEIPLSLADDEWLNPRDDGLTKYSRFWTDDMFMVAVLQIQAYKATGKSIYLDRAIIQLLAYADKLQQQNGLFQHTTKIPVFWGRANGWAASAMTITLQNMSKEHPKYDTLMNIYKKLMNGILKHQDGDGLWHQVLLDKDSFQETSCTAMFTYSFATGVKNGWLDDSFKNAAIKGWNGLTGKIENGLLKDVCCGTDENSSYNYYLDRPRITGDFHGQAPLLWAATALLQMHK, encoded by the coding sequence ATGCGACGATTTTCTATCCTGATTCTTGTTTTGTACTTCGTCCCGCTTGCCGCAGGAGCGAAACTCAATAATGATTCGATTATTCAGATTGCCGGCAACGTTGCCTCGAAGGCAGTCGCTGTTGACCTTTACGATAAATATGAATCTTTTTTCGTAGATTTTGGTGTCCTGAAATTTGCACAGGAGACAAACAACCCGGCCTTGAAAAACAAGGTGATTGAAAATTATGATAAATTTCTCAAATCAAACACTTTAACTCCAGGCCACGTTGACAAGAACGCCTGTGGAATTTTAGGATTTGAAATATACCTGCAAACCCATGACCCTGCATACCTTGAAATACCGTTATCTCTTGCCGATGACGAATGGCTTAATCCGCGGGATGACGGCCTGACAAAATATTCACGTTTCTGGACGGATGATATGTTTATGGTTGCCGTGCTTCAGATACAGGCGTATAAAGCAACCGGAAAATCCATTTATCTTGACAGAGCCATTATTCAATTGCTTGCTTATGCCGACAAATTACAGCAGCAAAACGGCCTATTTCAACATACGACAAAAATTCCTGTTTTCTGGGGAAGAGCAAACGGATGGGCGGCATCGGCGATGACAATTACTCTTCAAAATATGTCTAAAGAGCATCCAAAGTATGATACGCTGATGAATATTTATAAAAAATTAATGAATGGTATCTTAAAACATCAGGACGGCGACGGCTTATGGCACCAGGTACTTTTAGACAAAGATAGTTTTCAGGAGACTTCCTGCACTGCGATGTTTACGTATTCGTTTGCAACCGGTGTCAAAAACGGCTGGCTCGATGATTCCTTTAAAAATGCCGCGATTAAAGGGTGGAACGGCTTAACAGGCAAAATTGAAAACGGATTGTTAAAAGATGTCTGCTGCGGAACTGATGAGAATAGTTCTTATAATTATTATTTAGACAGACCGCGAATTACAGGTGATTTTCATGGCCAGGCCCCTCTTCTTTGGGCTGCGACAGCTCTGCTTCAAATGCACAAATAG
- a CDS encoding LacI family DNA-binding transcriptional regulator, translated as MLNSVPITLKEIAHQAGVDISVVSRVLNGKADKYRISKKCQEKVKKVALELGYIPNAYAVGIKAGEFHCVAVLQSGMAGKSYLPENLVNEIHRNLEKEDMHLLLANIPEPGHSNDMPKIFRSLMADGLIVNYYQDLPPMVRKAIAKTSMPTVWMNYKMPYNAIYPDSFTAAKKATEHLIKLGHKRISYCNVYFNDLREDAHYSVAERREGYTCAMKNASLEVLDITPSYRVDDTMEKQTQLFYDVLSKKDRPTAMLLYWSYSIPSLQTAANRLNIHIPEDLSVLTFACESHQRIGLTATAMLEPETNMGREAVAMLIKKMQTREKNTPSVMLDYNFLDMGTCTKAP; from the coding sequence ATGCTAAATTCCGTGCCAATAACCCTCAAAGAAATTGCTCATCAGGCAGGGGTAGATATCTCTGTCGTTTCCAGAGTTTTGAACGGAAAAGCTGATAAATACAGAATCAGCAAAAAATGTCAGGAAAAGGTAAAGAAAGTTGCTTTGGAACTGGGATATATACCAAATGCTTATGCGGTTGGCATTAAAGCAGGGGAATTTCACTGTGTAGCCGTGCTCCAGAGCGGTATGGCTGGGAAAAGTTATCTTCCGGAAAATTTAGTAAATGAAATACACCGAAATCTTGAGAAAGAGGATATGCATCTTTTGCTGGCCAATATTCCTGAACCCGGCCATTCCAATGACATGCCTAAAATCTTTCGCTCTCTAATGGCGGACGGACTGATTGTGAATTATTATCAGGATTTGCCGCCGATGGTCAGGAAAGCCATAGCAAAAACTTCTATGCCTACAGTCTGGATGAACTACAAGATGCCGTACAATGCCATCTATCCGGACAGTTTTACCGCGGCGAAAAAAGCTACAGAACACCTGATAAAATTAGGGCACAAGAGAATCAGCTACTGTAATGTTTACTTCAACGATCTTAGGGAAGATGCGCATTACAGCGTTGCTGAAAGACGGGAAGGTTATACCTGTGCAATGAAAAACGCTTCGCTCGAAGTATTGGATATTACACCGAGTTACAGGGTCGATGACACGATGGAGAAACAGACACAATTGTTTTATGATGTTCTCAGTAAAAAAGACAGACCTACCGCAATGCTTTTATACTGGTCATATTCGATACCGTCTTTGCAGACGGCTGCCAACCGTTTGAATATACATATACCCGAAGACCTGTCTGTTCTCACTTTCGCTTGCGAATCGCATCAAAGAATAGGATTGACCGCTACTGCGATGCTTGAGCCTGAAACAAATATGGGCAGAGAAGCAGTTGCTATGCTGATAAAAAAAATGCAGACGAGAGAGAAAAACACACCTTCGGTAATGCTGGATTATAATTTTTTAGATATGGGCACCTGCACAAAAGCGCCGTAA